AATGTCAATGGAGAGGAACGTTCATGGATGACGGAAATAAAAATGTAAGATAGACAAAGGTGTAGACATAACCGCAGTGCCAGGCATGCTGTAAAGCCAGGGCCAGTTCAGTACACTGgaaaggtcaagtcaattttatttgtatagctcaatatcacaaattacaaatttgccaaaGGGGGCTTTATAGccacacaacattctgtccttagaccctcacatccgataaggaacaactccttaaaaaaaaaatgttaacagggagaaaaaaataggatatctcagggagagcaacagaggagggatctctctcccaagacagacaacgtgcaatgcatgttgtgtttgcacaatttacagaatgcaacattgaacgaggataacagaattataatggaataataaaatacatgaagaatatgatgaggtcaACGAAAGATCTTACAGAGGCCAGGAGGGATCTCATTGAAGGTGAAGGGGAAATTCACAGCCACACCCAGTAAAGGAAACAAGCACACTAAGCAGGACATTTATGTTGTGGAAGTGCTGGGCACACCATTGCTAGGCCCAGCCGGCTGCCGCAGCACTGAAATTGGTGGCCAGGCTGGAGGTCGTCAGTCTTTAGACTCAAAAGAGACTGAGAGAGAAGAATTCCCAAAGCTCTTCAGCAGTCAGGCAAAAATGCAGGGAGAGTAATACATCGTACTGAAGCCTGGGGCAAAGCTTTCTGCCCTCTCTACACCCAGGCACTTCTCCCTTCCCCTCCTACCAAAGGTGAAGGAAGAATTGAACCGCATGGAGCAACAGGGGGTCATTTCAGAGGTGGAACAGCCAACTGTTTGGTGTGCATCCAGAGTGAGAAGGCCTCCAGGGTACCTAAAGAACTTGGTTTGCACACGTATGTAGAGGAGAACACTGAGTAAActatggggcagaataatcctcaCACTCGGTAGAAGTGGTTGgacagtctaccccacccttctagGTAGAAAATGTTGAATCCTAAAGGGCTTTAATGtgttgaaaggtttttttttatataattgctaaatccaaaatgcctcctttAGTAAAATAAGAAGAAAGTGGAGAAGAAAATGTTTCTGGGAATGTTTGTGTAAGTTTATTCTATTTATCATAGCCAGGAGTAACTTAAAAGTAGCTGTCAAAAGATACTGAGGAAAAGAAAACGGTTCCACTACTTGCTTTATATTTAGTTGGTTACTGGCTAAATGTTTAAATGGACTTTCAAGGAGAGATACTGTTATCTCAGAAAGGGGGCTGTAGTATTAGGTCATCTACATAGGTAGGAACTTTTTATGTGTGGACTGTTGTATGGGGGACAACCAATCTTTTTTccgctgtttctcaggggtcaccacgggGGACAACTAATAAAAGTGGGAATTAACCAGAGGTGGAAGTAGCATGCCTCATGATTAAGAGCCAACATAAAAGTTATTGTTGTACCTATAAACAGCTAGACAGCATCAATGCATTAAAAATCTTCAAAATTTCACAAATATTTGATTCCGCTGTATTTCAGTATTATCACTGAAAAGAACTGACTTTATCCACTTGGGTTAAGTTGAAAATATATTTACAGATTCAAACTTACCGAATCAATAACTCATAAGCAAACGTTGTTAAAACAAAAGATGCATCTTTCCTATGCATTTTTCCTAAGGTAGACAATGAGCTACAACCTAATTTTCACCAAAACGAACTGTCCTCCGAGCTGGGCAAACAAAATTGGTCTATGGCTGTGAGACAGGCACATGGGGACCATCTAATAAGTGAACACCGAAAAGAGATACTACAAAGATATTTAATAACTCCACTCTTGTACAGTGAAGTGTCCTCAAAATTACTTCACACATCAATGGTCTGCTGTTGGTTATActacaacacttttttttttggggggggaaaggCTTTTGCATAATTTTAGGGAGATTAAATGTTCAATAACATCACTTATCCAGTGAAGTGTCCCCAAAATTACTTCACACATCACATCAACATCACTTCCAAAAGGAGACCATTGATGTGTGAAGTGATTTTGGGGACACTACACCatataagagtgaagttattcAACATTATTTAAAAAATCACCAAAATTATGCAAAAGCACATTTTTCCAAGCTAAGTGTTGTAGCATAACCAACAGGCGACCCCTGGTGGTTGAACTGAATTGATGGTACTACACTGTATGAGTGAAGTTTTTAAATATTTTCCCAATATAAATACCCCAAAATTGTGCATAAGTGTTTTTTCCCCAGACTAAGTATTGCAGTATAACCAACAGGAGACAGTGTGTGAAGTGATATTGGGGACGCTACACTGTACGAGAGACGTTGCTGAATATTTTTTTATAAATAAATCCTCAAAATTGTGTTGCAGCATAACCAACAGGCGACCCCTGGTGGTTGAACTGAATTGATGGTACCACACTATGAGTGTAGCACCATCATTGGaatatttttccaaataaaaatTCCCCAAAAAATTTTGTAAAATCCTACTTTTTTGCCCCAAATTAAATATCGCAGTATAACCAACAGGAGGCCACGGGTGTGTGGCGTTATTCTGGGGACACTACACTGTGTAAGAATGACGTCAATATTTTTGTGATCTTTCTTCCCGGTGCTGCAGTTGTTAGACGGTCCCTGTGCTCTCGTCCTGTGCGCAAAGGCCAGCGTGGTTTGTCCAGCTCGGAGGCGGCTCGTTTTGGGGAAAATTAGGCTATGTAGCTCGTCGTCTACCCTTACTACGGTAGGAAAGAGTCGTCGTTTGTGTTGTCGACACGTTTAGCTTTCTAAGCGATGGCTCCGGGAAGTCCGACTCTGAACGTCGTTGCGACTTCACTACTGTATCCTACCCGTCCTCGCCATGCCGCTGGCAGCCGCGCTGACTGTTGCCAACCAAATGTGGGAAGCACTTTCATGGCGACATCGCTGATTTTAAAGACGGGTCTGTACAGGTGTTAAATCTAATTCCCAGGCAGCAATGTAATGTTTAAACTCCTTTAACTTATTCAGTTTCCATGCTTGGCaatcttaactttttttttgggggggggtttacatttttcttctttttatttatttatttaaaaagattggtaacactttagtatggggaacgtagtcaccattaattaggtgcttattagcatgcaagttagcaacatattggctcttaattggtcattattacgtagtcattaatgccttattctgcatggccctattatacaaccagtaagccattaactatgagttttccctctataacctcagaattattgcttattagtagtaccatctcaatatgctttgcttagtatggcctttataaggtggtagtaccaccagaagagttattctcccttaccaacccttaatgaatatggtctgttcttacataacaaaacacaaaactacaagtgttcatagtgttaaattactgtaaattaagtttgtgttacttagaatatgttccccatactaaagtgacatcttgatcattactaattcactagtaattccgtttttttatgttccccatactaaagtgttaccaaaaattttactttttgtgatttttgttttattttatttttttattttttttgcaatctAAGGCGATTCTACATTtccggggtttttcttcttttctttcaacCCATAACCACTTCCAACAAAATGAACCAACAGCGCCCctcaatgaataaaataaaaccacATCAAATTGCAACACAAGACGCATCAAATGCATTATAAACCGTAAACATTACAGGGTCGGACCTCCTCCGTCGCAGGGCCGGATGACGTCAGTCAGAAACACTCGATTAATCGCCTCCTTTTCAGCGCTTTCAGCGTTTTCCTTGGCACTGGAAACGTCAAACTCAGGAGCTCAACGTCTTAACCGACACCGCCCCCTCATGGCGGTTAAATGAATTGCTCAGATGTGAGCGCAATTACTTATTCTGACTTCTTTCCAAATCCAACGGCAGAAATTAAATGGCCAACTTTAGTCAAATACCATCTAATACAATACAAAAAAAGTTCTTATAAATACTTAAATTATAGTGACTTTAAGTAATGGCTTTAATCCAAAATTTCCTATATTTAGTGTTTTTGACATACTGGTCACGGAGCACAACCAGGCACACCCGCTCCTTATCACGTGAGAATTACGACACTAAGGACTTTGAAAGACTTAATAAAATCAAAACATTACCAACAATGAACACGTTTATGAAATAAATCATTGCAGAAGAAACAGGGGATCTAACTtctatcatcatcagcggtcacctggggttgagtatgaccgtcctccctctgggtccctctgggtcctcaggtgggcgtagaggccgatcctggatgacgcctgcacgtgacagcttgttatgtggagaggctgatgcacctgcagccaccacacggttcttggcagggggtagccagagtccaatgacatggagaaccaagatgattggggaccaaccTCTGTGGCAGCTTTCATCCTCCTTCACTGCCATtgggacctggagacatcttccgccagttccgccattttaagtttcctttattaatccccttggagaaattcagttactgcaaattaacccatcctagctgtgatctaggagcccagggaccaactccagttctttccccattgccttggtcaggggcacagacacgagtataaaccctaacatgcatgtttctttcgagggtgggggaaaccggagaaaacccaccgcagacacggggagaacatgcaaactccacacagaggatgacctgggatgaccccccacaaggttggacaaccctggggttcaaacccaggaccttcttgctgtgaggcgatagtgctaaccacttggccaccatgctgccattgaggtctttgtttggattgcacttcgtctggaacctccccctcgacctatctgccttgggtgccccttccaggagccaagctcttgggatcatttttacacgcaagcttctccaccacggctaggtggcgatccaggagaagcttcTACCACAATAGCTGAACACCATATGCCTTGAAAGCACATGCACAGGCTATTCACAATATGTGCTTTTTCCATCTGTGATTGGAGAACCCACAGACAGTAATCTGTGTGCTAATCAATCATTTCACATTTTGCTGGGGACCCCTTTGAAAACACTGACCAAAAATAGTATCAAACTGATGGCATCGAGACCTTTGTCGTAACTTGAAATTAATGAAATAAATGCATAAATAAAAAATAGGATCTGTAAGCCAGTAGTGATGTTACTGGGGCTAATTGCAGATATCGTGAATGTACACACACAGCATGGCTATTTTTTAAACAATTGTATGTACACAAAAACAGGCAAATAATGAGTAAAGTTTATAATACATATATCTTTATTGTGAGGCAAAAGTCTAAAGATGAGATTACAGATCGGCAATGGGTTTGTGTGGCCAGTAAGGGTACTTGACCTTGTCCAGCTTGGTCTCCGGAAAGGTCTCGTTGAGGTCCTCGATAGTCATCTGATCAAAGGGGATCATGTTCTTAAATTTATCCAGCTGAAAAGAGGTGGGAACGAGGTTAGGCACAAGAAGACAAAACTAGTGTGTACTTGTTTTGAAAGCATTTCTGCTTCAGTTGGTTGCAGTGGAGAGTGGAAGCAGAGGGGGACGAGCAGGGACGATGAGCAATAATGACTGCATGTTGGATCTGAACTGACAAAGTTATGAATATATGGTCTAAGCCTGTGAAGTCATTTTTACAAAGATTCAGAAGCTTATCTTATTAACATTTataagtagatttttttttaactgactgaggcaaatttttaatttgtgatattgggctacacaaataaaattgacttgactgcagGTCTTACCTCTTTCTCACACTGAGCAATGCGGACTTTGGATTCTGCAATGAAGGCCAACGCAGATTTGTTCTGTTGGGAAAACACATTGGTCACTATGTGTCTGGTGACGCAAATGAGAATGAAGCACATCAGTCTTGTCAGATGAAAACCTGGTTTTCACAGTTTTGGTATGCTTTGTCTCATGGTTGCATTCCGCTTTTGCTTTATCTGTGATTAATTTTTATAAACTATAGACCCATTATACTAATTTGGACACTTAAAGTTACATAGTCTTAACATAACttcacactgattttttttttgatgatgcAAGATGTATATCTGTCTGTAAAAGATGCAAGTTCACCAGTCTTCACTGAAATTAGTTCAATATAGTAAATATACCCTCAATTCTGGCTAACAATATAccctcaatatatatatatatatatatatatatatataaattatatattataatttaataaaaatatataaaaatacccTCAATTTATGAACAAATATatgaaatatataaaatatataataaaaaatataaatatatatatgaaaaaataTACCCTCAATTTTGGCTAAAAAAAATTTGACTTGTTCTTCCAGGGCCAACTTACTGCCTCTGCCTCCTGTGCATCGATGGCACTCGTCTGTGTGTCAGCAGGCACGGGGATCTGCAGGGCCTTGAACTGCATTCAAAAAGAGGGACATCTATAAGTTACCATCGTAACACCTGGGGAAAATGAACACAATCCTGCTTAAAAGGTCCATCACTGAGTCATCCAGCAACCAATGAATAAGAGGAATCTAGCTCACAAGGCTAGACTATAGCTCCCATTTaaacaagagaagaagaaagccacttcattttgtcatggTAAGTTATAAGGATAAGGACAACTCTGacttcaaacccgggtagatgaagctcgtcaGCCTTtttgggcagttcatctaggagaaggaaaactgatttaaaacctccgctgccttgcgggtatactcgtctacgtgAAAGGCTTCGGGCAAGAAACCCCCAGAAAAATCTGcctccgtctccattgccagtcgtctcatttagtcttgccactggtaataggtggtctcggacgagagagtggggttgatgatgtgcaAACTCTTCCTCACTTGAATCCTCgcacaagtcatcagtcatctctcacaggatgactagatgggcCTCGTCGCTGCAACGGATGAATTAACAACGAGGTTACAATGGAATTTGTCTTCTGTgttgaacccatcctattgtataggagcaggatAGAAGCttgccacaacacaacacaggcccgacacagaaggattgcctcatcccatcgctctcacttctctcactgattgttGGATGAACATCCATTAATTTTTGTCAATTTTTCCACAATTATTAAATGGTTGGTTATGGACTAATTTTGTTTCAAGACTGCATCTTTTTTCCTTGTGTGACCTTCAACACAGGCTctaagaatctactactactggctgctcccgttaggggtcaccacagcagatcatccgtttccatctcttcctgtcctctgcatcttcctctgtcacaccagccacctacatgtcctccctcatcacatccataaacctcctctttgcccttccccttttccctggcagctccatattcagcatccttctcccaatatacccagcatctctcctccacacatccaaaccatctcaatcttgcctctcttgcttcgtctccaaaccgtccaacctgagctgtccctcttatatactcATCCCTAATCTtgcccttctttgtcactcccagtgaaaatcttagcacctccagctccacgtcctgtcttttagtcagtgccactgtctccaaaccatataacatagctggtctcactaccatcgtatcccaggcctaaattactctcctactactattaccaataataatcataataatcatattAGCAACAATaacatcatctgcatataaaacTTTTGCTTTTCAATGGAAAAAGAAAACCCTGgacattttggcccttggcttggcctTCATGACATCATTTGGTCCTTGGGGAAAACCAATTGGGGAACCCTGGTGTGTGGTTTTGTTTTCTGCAGAATTATCCCCAGGGCCATTAGTTTTATCACCTTAGAAcccatgttttcagctcaaaaagtATATTTACAGGTTTACTACTTTAACATGTAGACTCTATAATGGTGTCAAACAGCGGCCTCTACACAAATGAGCCCGACTTGAGTAATGCACTTTGCAAGTTTTTATTTTGGTCTGATATCTGGGAATGTACTATTTGTTTGAGTTGAGTGTGTTTCAGATGAGTGCAAATAGCAGAGTGGTTGTGCGATTCTGGGAGGACACTTTTCACAATAGCAGACAGAGGAAACTGTCCACACTTCGAAAGCATACAAGTTCGTATCCGTACTTATAAACATTGGGCACACTTTCCAAAAAAGGAAATATGTTCAAACTCGAGGAGAAGTAGCACTACATTTGTAGCATTTTTACTGTATAAGTAAGAGGcgacttgattttttttccctttcttggtCAAAAATGAAGATCTCTGCCTCTGGAAAGTGCCAGAGTGAGTTTCAAAGTGTGAAGGGAAGTGCACAGAGAGAGTTGATGAGGGGGCGGTGTTGTGGTCAGGGGGCTCCATGCAGAGGTTCAGCCAAACAACAGAGGATGCCTTTTGCAATCATAAACTATCTTGGAGGCTGCTATTTCACAGCACTACAGAATCTACCTACCTGTACGTGACAATACAGATGGAGCTCCTTGATTGGGAGCTCCATCCTTGATACGGAgcgacgctggtttgaacaggtagtcaaagaggccatctacagtgcatccggaaagtattcacacctcttcactttccccacattttgttatgttacagccttattccaaaatggattaaattccttttttttctcatcaatctacacacaataccccatactgacgaagtgaaaaaggttttgtagaaatttttgcaaatttattaaaaataaaaaactgaaatattgcatgcacataagtattcacaccctttgctatgacactcaaaattgagctcaggttcatcctgtttccactgatcatccttgagatgtttcaacatcttgattggagtccacctgtagtaaattcaatgaattggacatgatttggaaaggcacacacctgtctatataaggtcccactgttgacagtgcatgtcagagcagaaaccaagccatgaaatcaaagcaattgtctgtggacctccgagacaggattgtatcgaggtacagatctggggaagggtacaaaaaatgtctacagctttgaaggtcccgaagagcacagtggtctccatcattcgtaaatggaagaagtttggatccaacaggactcttcctagagctggccgcccagcaaaactgagcaatcgggggagaagggccttggtcagggaggtgaccaagaacctgatggtcactctgacagagctccagcgttcctttgtggagatgggagaacctttcagaaggacaaccacctctgcagcactccaccaatcaggcctttatggtagagtggccagacggaagcctctgctaagtaaaaggcacatgacagcccgcttggagtttgccagaaagcacctaaaggactctcggaccataagaaacaaaattctctggtctgatgaaaccaagattgaactctttggcctgaatgccaaacgtcacatctggaggaaaccaggcacctctcatcaccttgctaataccatccctacaatgaagcatggtggtggcaacatcatgctgtggggatgttcttcagtggcaggaactgggagactagtcaggat
This genomic stretch from Lampris incognitus isolate fLamInc1 chromosome 5, fLamInc1.hap2, whole genome shotgun sequence harbors:
- the LOC130112797 gene encoding ATP synthase subunit d, mitochondrial-like isoform X2, with product MAGRRAALKAIDWVAFAERVPPNQRGMFNALKTRSDAISAKLASLPETPAAMEWDHYRSAVAKPGMVEEFEKKFKALQIPVPADTQTSAIDAQEAEANKSALAFIAESKVRIAQCEKELDKFKNMIPFDQMTIEDLNETFPETKLDKVKYPYWPHKPIADL